One window from the genome of Bradyrhizobium xenonodulans encodes:
- the ruvX gene encoding Holliday junction resolvase RuvX encodes MPALILPLVDAATHWPERGGLVGLDLGTKTIGVAVSNPDRRLATGVETIQRKAFKQDAARLLTIAAERKAVGFVLGLPINMDGSEGPRAQSTRAFARNLANLTALPIGLWDERLSTAAVERELIGMDVSRAKRAEVIDEHAAIFILQGALDRLANLRASPGAG; translated from the coding sequence ATGCCGGCTCTTATCCTGCCTCTCGTCGATGCTGCAACCCACTGGCCCGAACGCGGCGGGTTGGTCGGGCTCGACCTCGGCACCAAGACCATCGGCGTTGCCGTGTCTAATCCGGACCGGCGGCTCGCGACAGGCGTCGAGACCATCCAGCGCAAGGCGTTCAAGCAGGACGCCGCCCGGCTGCTCACGATTGCGGCCGAGCGCAAGGCGGTCGGCTTCGTGCTCGGCCTGCCCATCAACATGGACGGCAGCGAGGGCCCGCGCGCGCAATCGACCCGTGCCTTTGCGCGAAACCTTGCCAATCTCACCGCGCTCCCGATCGGCCTCTGGGACGAGCGCCTGTCGACCGCGGCGGTCGAGCGCGAGCTGATCGGCATGGATGTCAGCCGCGCCAAGCGCGCCGAGGTGATCGACGAGCACGCTGCGATCTTCATCCTGCAAGGCGCGCTCGACCGCCTTGCCAATCTTCGCGCCAGCCCGGGGGCCGGCTGA
- a CDS encoding dihydroorotase, giving the protein MLTDRRPILLANARVVDPSRDFDGIGDVLIADGTIRETRRGIGAAGVPEGTDIINCSGKVVAPGLVDMRAFVGEPGFSHRETFASASQAAATGGITTIICQPDTSPVIDNSATVDFVMRRARDTAIVNIQPMAALTKGMRGEEMTEFGLLKAAGAVAFSDSDRSVTNAQVMRRALTYARDFDALIVHFTEDPDLVGEGVMNEGEFASRLGLMGIPKAAEAVMLERDMRLVALTGGRYHAASLSCIESLDIMKRARDAGLAVSASVSINHLALNENDIGPYRSFLKLSPPLRTEDDRRALVEAVASGLVDVIMSDHNPQDVEVKRLPFAEAAPGAVGLETMLPAGLRLVHNGEMELKTLIRAMSTRPAELLGLPGGTLRAGAPADVIVIDPDVPWVVDPADLKSPCKNTPFDEARFTGRVVRTIVGGRTVYEHV; this is encoded by the coding sequence ATGTTGACAGACCGCCGACCGATCCTGCTCGCCAATGCCCGCGTCGTCGATCCCTCTAGGGATTTCGACGGTATCGGCGACGTCCTCATCGCCGACGGCACCATCCGCGAGACCCGCCGCGGCATTGGGGCTGCCGGCGTCCCCGAAGGCACCGACATCATCAACTGCTCCGGCAAGGTCGTCGCGCCCGGCCTGGTCGACATGCGCGCCTTCGTCGGCGAGCCCGGCTTCAGCCATCGCGAGACCTTTGCCTCGGCGAGCCAGGCGGCTGCGACCGGCGGCATCACCACCATCATCTGCCAGCCCGATACGTCGCCCGTCATCGACAATTCGGCGACCGTCGACTTCGTGATGCGCCGCGCCCGCGACACCGCGATCGTCAACATCCAGCCGATGGCCGCGCTCACCAAGGGCATGCGCGGCGAGGAGATGACCGAGTTCGGGCTGCTCAAGGCCGCCGGCGCGGTTGCCTTCAGCGACAGCGACAGGAGCGTGACCAATGCGCAGGTGATGCGCCGCGCCCTGACCTACGCCCGCGACTTCGATGCGCTGATCGTGCATTTCACCGAGGATCCCGATCTGGTCGGCGAAGGCGTCATGAACGAGGGCGAGTTCGCCTCGCGGCTCGGCCTGATGGGCATCCCGAAAGCCGCCGAGGCCGTGATGCTCGAACGCGACATGCGTCTCGTCGCCCTGACCGGCGGCCGCTATCACGCGGCCTCGCTGTCCTGCATCGAGTCGCTCGACATTATGAAGCGTGCCCGCGATGCCGGCCTCGCCGTCAGCGCCTCGGTCTCGATCAACCACCTTGCGCTGAACGAGAACGACATCGGCCCCTACCGCTCCTTCCTGAAACTGTCGCCGCCGCTGCGCACCGAGGACGACCGCCGCGCGCTGGTGGAGGCGGTGGCCTCCGGCCTCGTCGACGTCATCATGTCCGATCACAATCCGCAGGACGTCGAGGTCAAGCGCCTGCCGTTCGCGGAGGCCGCCCCCGGCGCCGTCGGGCTCGAGACCATGCTGCCGGCGGGCCTGCGCCTCGTGCACAATGGCGAGATGGAACTGAAGACCCTGATCCGGGCGATGTCGACCCGGCCGGCCGAGCTGCTCGGCTTGCCTGGCGGAACCCTGCGCGCGGGTGCACCTGCCGACGTCATCGTGATCGATCCCGATGTGCCCTGGGTGGTCGATCCCGCCGATCTCAAATCGCCCTGCAAGAACACGCCGTTCGACGAGGCCCGCTTTACAGGCCGCGTGGTGCGCACCATTGTCGGCGGACGGACGGTTTACGAGCATGTCTGA
- a CDS encoding CPBP family intramembrane glutamic endopeptidase, whose product MDSLNPDHPPLTVSPAPPRVWKFWGTAVWGVVIFAAMFVGQIGAIVYLVWVGGDPVDLASMQHVGREPASLALSVTMGLPATLAAVWLAIRIKKASFVDYLALYWPSWKQLLLGAVGLILVVVAWETMSRSLGREATPGFMTDLLKSGRDKGGAVMLLFAFSVAAPMSEEVLARGFLYRGWSSSFLRVPGAILLSSLVWTVVHLQYDLYFLAEVFTIGVWFGYMRYRANSLWLTIVLHALNNLTAVVLTMWLGS is encoded by the coding sequence ATGGACTCCCTCAATCCCGACCATCCGCCGCTGACCGTGAGCCCTGCGCCGCCGCGCGTCTGGAAGTTCTGGGGCACAGCGGTGTGGGGCGTCGTCATTTTCGCGGCAATGTTCGTCGGACAGATCGGTGCCATCGTTTATCTGGTCTGGGTCGGTGGCGACCCTGTCGACCTCGCATCGATGCAGCACGTCGGTCGCGAGCCGGCATCGCTCGCACTGTCGGTCACAATGGGCCTGCCGGCGACGCTGGCCGCGGTGTGGCTCGCCATCCGCATCAAGAAGGCCTCCTTCGTCGACTATCTCGCGCTGTACTGGCCGTCCTGGAAGCAACTTCTGCTCGGCGCGGTCGGGCTTATCCTGGTCGTGGTCGCCTGGGAGACGATGTCGCGGAGTCTCGGCCGCGAGGCGACGCCGGGCTTCATGACCGACCTGTTGAAATCCGGTCGCGACAAGGGCGGCGCCGTGATGCTGCTGTTCGCGTTCAGCGTGGCGGCGCCGATGTCCGAGGAGGTGCTCGCGCGCGGCTTCCTCTATCGCGGCTGGTCGTCGAGTTTTCTGCGCGTGCCCGGTGCGATCCTTCTGTCGTCGCTGGTCTGGACGGTCGTGCATCTCCAGTACGATTTGTATTTCCTCGCCGAGGTCTTCACCATCGGCGTGTGGTTCGGCTACATGCGCTACCGCGCCAACTCGCTCTGGCTCACGATCGTGCTGCACGCGCTGAACAATCTGACCGCGGTGGTGCTGACGATGTGGCTGGGGAGCTAG
- a CDS encoding M15 family metallopeptidase, translating into MLTTLFAAMLISAAHAQSLPGGFVYLRDIDPTIIQDIRYATSNNFVGRPLAGYGASECVVKREVGLRLKAVQQELAAQNLSLKMFDCYRPARASLDMVRWSQNGRETAAERRYNPKIPKTELFRLGYIASRSQHSTGAALDLTLVDLKADHSARIDPAKSYADCTAPVEARLPEGSVDMGTGYDCTDTKGHTAAPSITPEQRAWRRRLVAAMARQGFVNYSKEWWHFSLPGAGGAAYDFPILPRP; encoded by the coding sequence ATGCTGACGACACTCTTCGCTGCAATGCTCATCAGCGCAGCCCACGCCCAATCGCTCCCCGGCGGCTTCGTCTATCTGCGCGACATCGATCCGACCATCATCCAGGACATTCGCTACGCCACATCGAACAATTTCGTCGGCCGTCCGCTCGCCGGGTACGGCGCCAGCGAATGCGTGGTGAAGCGGGAGGTGGGGCTGCGGCTGAAGGCCGTGCAGCAGGAGCTGGCGGCGCAAAATCTCTCGCTCAAGATGTTCGACTGCTACCGGCCGGCGCGGGCCTCGCTCGACATGGTGAGATGGTCGCAGAACGGCCGCGAGACCGCCGCGGAGCGGCGCTACAATCCGAAGATCCCGAAGACCGAGTTGTTCCGTCTCGGCTACATCGCGAGCCGTTCGCAGCACTCGACCGGTGCTGCGCTCGATCTCACTTTGGTCGATCTCAAGGCCGATCATTCCGCCAGGATCGATCCCGCGAAATCGTATGCCGATTGCACGGCGCCGGTCGAGGCGCGATTGCCGGAAGGCAGCGTCGACATGGGCACGGGCTATGACTGCACGGACACGAAGGGACACACCGCTGCACCATCGATCACGCCGGAGCAGCGCGCCTGGCGCAGGCGGCTGGTCGCTGCCATGGCGAGGCAAGGCTTTGTGAACTATTCGAAGGAGTGGTGGCACTTTTCCCTGCCGGGGGCGGGCGGGGCGGCCTATGATTTCCCGATCCTGCCGCGGCCCTGA
- a CDS encoding cyclase family protein, with product MRNTLVLCCVAALSATIQTASAQDWTKSKWGPNDEIGAANYMTPELVLKAASLVKTGKTYALGIPVTPQTPAYPPRAFKLTIVQPGQAGSPGLGPNKATYNDDILDTWVGIGSQLDGLGHLGVEHVYYNGNKLADFADPNGLKKLGIEKVPPMVTRGVLLDMAAYYKTDVVKEGTAFNVKEIEDVAKAQGVEIRQGDVVIFHTGWLSLIGKDDKRYSAGEPGLGVEGAKYLTSKGVVAIGADTWALEVLPFESKNVFEVHQILLAMNGTYILENMDTAALARDKGYEFLFVLGQPRWTGGVQAMINPIAIR from the coding sequence ATGCGCAATACGCTCGTGTTGTGCTGTGTCGCCGCGTTGTCGGCGACGATCCAAACAGCAAGCGCTCAGGACTGGACCAAATCGAAATGGGGGCCGAACGACGAGATCGGTGCCGCCAATTACATGACGCCCGAGCTGGTGCTGAAGGCGGCCTCGCTGGTGAAGACCGGCAAGACCTATGCTCTCGGCATTCCCGTCACGCCGCAGACGCCGGCCTATCCGCCGCGCGCGTTCAAGCTCACGATTGTGCAGCCCGGACAGGCCGGCAGCCCGGGTCTTGGTCCCAACAAGGCGACCTATAACGACGACATCCTCGACACCTGGGTCGGCATCGGCAGCCAGCTCGACGGTCTCGGCCATCTCGGCGTCGAGCACGTCTATTATAACGGCAACAAGCTCGCCGACTTCGCCGATCCCAACGGGCTGAAGAAGCTCGGCATCGAGAAGGTGCCGCCGATGGTGACGCGCGGCGTGCTGCTGGACATGGCCGCCTATTACAAAACCGACGTGGTGAAGGAAGGCACAGCCTTCAACGTCAAGGAGATCGAGGACGTCGCCAAGGCGCAGGGCGTCGAGATCCGCCAGGGCGACGTCGTCATCTTCCATACTGGCTGGCTCAGCCTGATCGGCAAGGATGACAAGCGCTATTCGGCCGGCGAGCCCGGTCTCGGCGTCGAAGGCGCGAAGTACTTGACCAGCAAGGGCGTCGTCGCCATCGGCGCCGACACCTGGGCGCTCGAGGTGCTGCCGTTCGAGTCCAAGAACGTGTTCGAGGTGCATCAGATCCTGCTCGCGATGAACGGGACCTACATCCTCGAGAACATGGACACCGCCGCGCTCGCGCGGGACAAGGGCTACGAATTCCTGTTCGTGCTGGGACAGCCGCGCTGGACCGGCGGCGTGCAGGCCATGATCAACCCGATCGCGATCCGCTGA
- a CDS encoding AEC family transporter — protein MTVVIAALLPVFLLIVLGVVLRHSLMRLDTQWHGLERLTYFVLFPMLLIQTLVKADLTKVPVAGVGGALLLSALAMSLLCLALRPALARFDIDGPAFTSIFQGATRWQTYVALSVSANLYGDVGLALASVAMVAIIPLVNVFSVAVLAHYASPEKQSGRAIVMTVIRNPLIWACVIGLAVNLLHLPLPKIWHEVADALSRSSLAIGLLVTGAGLQLKGLLRPSVPATIGVAFKLVLMPVIALMLAAGFGLSGDSLAIVAICAAVPTSPSAYVLARQMGGDAPLLAQIITLQTILAAITMPIAIALVA, from the coding sequence ATGACTGTGGTGATCGCGGCGCTGCTGCCGGTCTTCCTGCTCATCGTGCTCGGCGTGGTGCTCCGGCACAGCCTGATGCGGCTCGACACGCAATGGCACGGGCTCGAGCGGCTGACCTATTTCGTGCTGTTCCCGATGCTGCTGATCCAGACACTGGTGAAGGCGGACCTCACAAAAGTGCCGGTCGCCGGCGTCGGCGGCGCGCTGCTGCTGTCGGCGCTCGCGATGTCGCTGCTCTGCCTCGCGCTGCGCCCGGCGCTGGCGCGGTTCGACATCGACGGCCCCGCCTTCACCTCGATCTTCCAGGGCGCGACGCGCTGGCAGACCTATGTGGCGCTCTCCGTCTCCGCCAACCTGTATGGCGATGTCGGGCTGGCGCTGGCCTCCGTGGCCATGGTCGCGATCATTCCCCTGGTCAACGTGTTCAGCGTCGCCGTGCTCGCGCATTATGCGTCGCCCGAGAAGCAATCGGGACGTGCCATCGTCATGACGGTGATCCGCAATCCGCTGATCTGGGCTTGCGTGATCGGGCTCGCCGTCAACCTGCTGCATCTGCCGCTGCCGAAAATCTGGCATGAGGTGGCGGACGCGCTGAGCCGCTCCTCGCTCGCGATCGGCCTGCTCGTCACCGGCGCCGGCCTCCAGCTCAAGGGCTTGCTCCGCCCGAGCGTGCCGGCGACCATCGGCGTGGCGTTCAAGCTGGTGCTGATGCCCGTGATAGCCCTGATGCTCGCCGCCGGGTTCGGGCTCTCGGGCGACAGCCTCGCCATCGTCGCAATCTGCGCGGCGGTGCCGACCTCGCCCAGCGCCTATGTGCTGGCGCGGCAAATGGGCGGCGATGCGCCGCTGCTGGCGCAGATCATCACGCTGCAGACGATCTTGGCGGCCATCACGATGCCGATCGCGATCGCGCTGGTGGCCTAG
- the plsY gene encoding glycerol-3-phosphate 1-O-acyltransferase PlsY, which translates to MGFEAFLPVALVIGYLLGSIPFGLILTRLAGTQDIRSIGSGSIGATNVLRTGRKSLAAGTLLFDALKGTVAVVIAGYIAGPNAAMVAGLGAFLGHLFPVWLKFKGGKGVAVYIGILLGLFWPGAVVFCLLWLATAFTTRYSSLSALVAAFITPMFLWWFGHLALASLFAMLTLLLFYAHRENIKRLQAGKESRIGEKA; encoded by the coding sequence ATGGGCTTTGAAGCATTTTTGCCGGTGGCCCTCGTCATCGGCTACCTCCTCGGCTCGATTCCATTCGGGCTGATCCTGACGAGGCTCGCCGGCACGCAGGATATCCGCTCGATCGGCTCCGGCAGCATCGGCGCCACCAACGTGCTGCGCACGGGACGCAAGAGCCTTGCCGCAGGCACCCTGTTGTTCGACGCCCTCAAGGGCACCGTGGCCGTGGTGATCGCGGGTTATATCGCCGGGCCAAACGCCGCCATGGTGGCCGGGCTCGGCGCCTTCCTCGGCCATCTCTTCCCGGTCTGGCTCAAGTTCAAGGGCGGCAAGGGTGTCGCCGTCTATATCGGCATCCTGCTCGGCCTGTTTTGGCCGGGCGCGGTGGTGTTCTGCCTGCTCTGGCTGGCGACCGCCTTCACCACCCGCTACTCCTCGCTGTCGGCGCTGGTGGCAGCGTTCATCACGCCGATGTTCCTGTGGTGGTTCGGGCACCTCGCGCTCGCCTCACTGTTCGCGATGCTGACGCTGCTGCTGTTCTACGCGCATCGCGAGAACATCAAGCGATTGCAAGCCGGCAAGGAAAGCCGGATCGGCGAAAAGGCTTAA
- the dprA gene encoding DNA-processing protein DprA, whose protein sequence is MLLPQGDAVDAINPSVELTEAERIDRLRLIRSDNVGPRTFRSLVDHFGSPRAALERLPDLARRGGAQRSGRICSADEAKAELAASRKFGIIWRAPGEDGYPARLAMIDDAPPLLAVRGDTKTLMRPTIAIVGSRNASGAGLKFAGQLARELGDAGFIVISGLARGVDQAAHRASVASGTVAVLAGGHDCIYPPEHGDLLTAILDHAGAAISEMPLGHEPRARDFPRRNRLISGAALGVVVVEAAHRSGSLITARMAAEQGREVFAVPGSPLDPRAAGTNDLIKQGATLVTEAADIVNAVQPIMERPLMHPAGEPDSEPFESDPQGHDRDQITGLLGPAPISIDDLVRMSGASPAIVRTVLLELELAGRLERHGGGLVSLL, encoded by the coding sequence ATGCTGCTCCCACAAGGAGACGCCGTGGACGCCATCAATCCCAGCGTGGAGCTGACCGAGGCCGAGCGGATCGACCGCCTCCGGCTGATCCGGTCCGACAATGTCGGGCCGCGCACCTTCCGCTCGCTGGTCGATCATTTCGGCAGCCCGCGGGCGGCACTGGAGCGGCTGCCGGATCTCGCCCGCCGGGGCGGTGCGCAGCGGTCGGGCCGCATCTGCAGTGCGGATGAGGCCAAGGCCGAGCTCGCCGCGAGCCGCAAGTTCGGCATCATCTGGCGCGCGCCCGGCGAGGACGGCTATCCGGCGCGGCTGGCGATGATCGACGATGCGCCGCCGCTGCTCGCTGTCCGCGGCGACACCAAAACCCTGATGCGGCCGACGATCGCGATCGTCGGCTCGCGCAACGCCTCCGGTGCCGGGCTGAAATTTGCCGGTCAGCTCGCGCGCGAGCTTGGCGATGCCGGCTTCATCGTCATCTCCGGGCTCGCCCGCGGCGTCGATCAGGCCGCGCATCGTGCCAGCGTCGCAAGCGGCACGGTCGCCGTGCTCGCCGGCGGACACGATTGCATCTATCCGCCCGAGCACGGCGATCTGCTCACCGCGATCCTCGACCACGCGGGCGCTGCGATCTCGGAGATGCCGCTCGGCCACGAGCCGCGCGCCCGCGACTTTCCCCGCCGCAACCGGCTGATCTCGGGCGCCGCGCTCGGCGTGGTCGTGGTGGAGGCGGCGCACCGCTCTGGCTCGCTGATCACCGCGCGCATGGCCGCCGAACAGGGCCGCGAGGTCTTTGCAGTGCCCGGCTCACCGCTCGATCCGCGCGCTGCCGGCACCAACGACCTGATCAAGCAGGGCGCGACGCTCGTCACCGAAGCTGCCGACATCGTCAACGCGGTTCAGCCGATCATGGAGCGGCCGCTGATGCATCCGGCGGGCGAGCCCGACAGCGAGCCGTTCGAGAGCGATCCGCAAGGCCACGACCGCGACCAGATCACCGGCCTGCTCGGCCCCGCCCCCATCTCAATCGACGATCTCGTGCGCATGTCCGGCGCCTCGCCTGCGATCGTGCGCACCGTGTTGCTGGAGCTGGAGTTGGCCGGCCGGCTCGAACGCCACGGCGGCGGATTGGTATCCTTACTCTAG
- a CDS encoding patatin-like phospholipase family protein: MSEKIVGTHVEGGSQGTAASRLLSTTNIWSDAPSPLPAPEPVPVAPPAHVASAPIEVVTTARPVVQSRPKQWPPRKLSLALQGGGTFAAFTWGVLERLLEEPDIRIDTISGASAGAINALLLASGLAEGGREAARARLNRFWLRLMHEASFRSLMLLGGFSPAGSSVAFGPTLRSGQFDPFDLDPLRQALSRDINFAALHDAVCPKLLIAATRIRDGQQQIFRNDAITADVALASTCPPLVHCAVEIEGEAYWDGGFGGNPPLIKLAEESTTSDVLLVQVTPARDSYVPITLAAIDRRLDQIAANATLNAEIAAIEWATAHGAPSLRLSRIAAEDSVDGLAQRSSTDLGRGFLRSLHRNGREAAGRWLGQGAAGTEAERPMLASEPALA, from the coding sequence ATGAGCGAGAAGATTGTCGGCACGCATGTCGAAGGCGGCTCGCAGGGCACTGCGGCAAGCCGGCTGCTGTCGACGACCAACATCTGGTCCGATGCGCCCTCGCCGCTTCCCGCGCCGGAGCCTGTCCCCGTTGCGCCGCCCGCTCACGTCGCTTCGGCCCCGATCGAGGTCGTAACGACGGCCAGGCCAGTTGTGCAGTCACGCCCCAAGCAATGGCCGCCGCGAAAACTCTCGCTGGCGCTTCAGGGCGGCGGCACCTTTGCGGCCTTCACCTGGGGCGTGCTGGAACGGCTGCTGGAAGAGCCTGATATCAGGATCGACACCATCAGCGGCGCCAGCGCCGGTGCGATCAATGCCCTCCTGCTCGCCTCCGGCCTCGCCGAGGGCGGCCGCGAAGCGGCCCGCGCCCGCCTCAACCGGTTCTGGCTCCGCCTGATGCACGAGGCCTCGTTCCGCTCGCTGATGCTGCTCGGCGGCTTCTCGCCGGCGGGAAGCTCGGTCGCGTTCGGTCCGACGCTGCGCTCCGGCCAGTTCGATCCGTTCGATCTCGATCCGCTGCGGCAGGCGCTGTCGCGCGACATCAACTTCGCCGCCTTGCACGATGCGGTCTGCCCGAAGCTCCTGATCGCGGCGACGCGCATTCGCGACGGCCAGCAGCAGATCTTCCGCAACGATGCCATCACCGCCGACGTCGCGCTGGCCTCGACCTGTCCGCCGCTGGTCCACTGCGCCGTCGAGATCGAGGGCGAGGCCTATTGGGACGGCGGCTTCGGCGGCAATCCGCCGCTGATCAAGCTGGCGGAGGAATCCACGACCTCCGACGTGCTGCTCGTCCAGGTCACGCCCGCGCGCGACAGCTATGTGCCGATCACGCTCGCCGCGATCGACCGAAGGCTCGACCAGATCGCGGCCAATGCCACGCTCAATGCCGAGATCGCGGCGATCGAATGGGCGACTGCACATGGCGCGCCGTCGCTGCGGCTTTCCAGGATCGCGGCAGAAGACTCCGTCGACGGTCTGGCGCAGCGCTCGTCCACCGACCTTGGTCGCGGCTTCCTGCGCTCGCTGCACCGGAACGGCCGCGAGGCCGCCGGGCGCTGGCTCGGACAAGGCGCTGCTGGCACCGAGGCCGAACGCCCCATGCTCGCTTCCGAGCCTGCGCTAGCCTGA
- a CDS encoding aspartate carbamoyltransferase catalytic subunit, producing MTSKSTFVLGHRHLLGIEGLSAADISGLLDLSEEYVELNRQVDKKRTVLRGRTQVNLFFEASTRTQSSFELAGKRLGADVMNMSVASSSIKKGETLIDTAMTLNAMHPDILVMRHHASGAVELLARKVDGSVINAGDGAHEHPTQALLDALTIRRNKGRIEGLVVAICGDVLHSRVARSNIILLNTMGARVRVVGPSTLLPPGIERMGVEVARDMREGLNGADIVMMLRLQRERMNGSFVPSTSEYFHYFGLDQKKLAYAKPDALVMHPGPMNRGVEIDSIVADGAQSLIREQVEMGVAVRMAVLEALARNLPNA from the coding sequence ATGACATCGAAATCGACCTTTGTCCTCGGTCACCGGCATTTGCTGGGCATCGAGGGCCTTTCCGCGGCCGACATCAGCGGCCTGCTCGACCTGTCCGAAGAATATGTCGAGCTCAACCGCCAGGTTGACAAGAAGCGCACCGTCCTGCGGGGACGGACGCAGGTGAACCTCTTCTTCGAGGCCTCCACCCGGACCCAATCCTCGTTCGAGCTCGCGGGCAAGCGGCTCGGCGCGGACGTCATGAACATGTCGGTGGCGTCCTCGTCCATCAAGAAGGGCGAGACGCTGATCGACACCGCGATGACGCTCAACGCCATGCACCCGGACATCCTGGTGATGCGCCATCACGCCTCCGGCGCGGTGGAACTGCTGGCCCGCAAGGTCGACGGTTCCGTGATCAATGCCGGCGACGGCGCGCACGAGCATCCGACCCAGGCGCTGCTCGACGCGCTGACCATCCGCCGCAACAAGGGGCGGATCGAGGGACTCGTGGTGGCGATCTGCGGCGATGTGCTGCATTCGCGCGTCGCCCGCTCCAACATCATCCTGCTCAACACGATGGGCGCCCGTGTCCGCGTCGTCGGCCCCTCCACGCTGCTGCCGCCCGGCATCGAGCGGATGGGCGTCGAGGTCGCGCGCGACATGCGCGAGGGCCTCAACGGCGCCGACATCGTCATGATGCTGCGGCTCCAGCGCGAGCGCATGAACGGCTCCTTCGTGCCCTCGACCTCCGAATATTTCCACTATTTCGGGCTCGACCAGAAGAAGCTTGCCTACGCCAAGCCGGACGCGCTCGTGATGCATCCCGGTCCCATGAACCGCGGCGTCGAGATCGACTCGATCGTGGCCGACGGCGCGCAGTCCCTGATCCGCGAACAGGTGGAGATGGGCGTGGCCGTACGCATGGCCGTGCTGGAAGCGCTCGCCCGCAACCTGCCGAACGCGTGA
- a CDS encoding amidase: MISLADLQRRIEAGELSPDDAIAQSHAAIEAKEKDVRAFVRHDKSARAQASGPLRGIAVGIKDIIDTANMPTEMGSEIYRGWQPRSDAPVVMMLKRAGATIIGKTTTTAFASRDPTATLNPHNLGHTPGGSSSGSAAAVGAGMIPLALGTQTGGSVIRPAAYCGTAAIKPSFRMLPTVGVKCYSWALDTVGLFGSRAEDLARGLLGMTGRSEFSGIAPAKSPRIAVVRQEFAGAVEPAAEEGLQAAIKAAEKAGASVKTIDLPASVQEAWRIHPIIQDFEAHRALAWEFDERHDEIAPLLRASLDATVGLTPKDYDEARRIARRGRREMSELFESFDVLLTYSAPGTPPAKELASTGDPRYNRLWTLMGNPCVNVPVLKVGGLPIGVQVIARFGNDPMALAAAWFLENALAKSG; the protein is encoded by the coding sequence ATGATCTCACTCGCCGACCTCCAGCGCCGCATCGAAGCGGGCGAGCTTTCGCCCGATGACGCCATCGCCCAGTCGCACGCGGCGATCGAGGCCAAAGAGAAGGACGTTCGCGCCTTCGTCCGTCATGACAAATCCGCAAGAGCGCAAGCCTCCGGCCCGCTGCGCGGCATCGCGGTCGGCATCAAGGACATCATCGACACCGCCAACATGCCGACCGAGATGGGCTCGGAGATCTATCGCGGCTGGCAGCCGCGCAGCGATGCGCCCGTGGTGATGATGCTGAAGCGCGCAGGCGCGACCATCATCGGCAAGACCACGACCACGGCGTTCGCCTCGCGCGATCCGACGGCGACGCTCAATCCGCACAATCTCGGCCATACGCCGGGCGGCTCGTCCTCGGGCTCGGCGGCTGCCGTCGGCGCCGGTATGATCCCGCTGGCGCTGGGCACCCAGACCGGCGGCTCGGTGATCCGGCCGGCGGCCTATTGCGGGACTGCTGCGATCAAGCCGTCGTTCCGAATGCTGCCAACGGTCGGCGTCAAATGCTATTCGTGGGCGCTCGACACCGTCGGCCTGTTCGGATCGCGCGCCGAGGATCTCGCGCGCGGACTTTTAGGAATGACAGGGCGCAGCGAATTCTCCGGCATCGCGCCCGCGAAGTCGCCGCGCATCGCCGTGGTCAGGCAGGAGTTTGCCGGCGCCGTCGAGCCGGCGGCCGAGGAGGGGCTGCAAGCCGCGATCAAGGCAGCCGAGAAGGCCGGCGCCAGCGTGAAGACGATCGATCTTCCCGCGTCGGTGCAGGAGGCCTGGCGCATCCACCCGATCATCCAGGATTTCGAGGCGCATCGCGCGCTCGCCTGGGAGTTTGACGAGCGACACGACGAGATCGCGCCGCTGCTGCGCGCCAGCCTCGACGCGACGGTCGGCCTGACGCCGAAGGATTATGACGAGGCGCGCCGGATCGCCCGGCGCGGCCGCCGCGAGATGAGCGAATTGTTCGAGAGCTTCGATGTGCTCCTGACCTATTCGGCGCCGGGCACGCCGCCGGCCAAGGAGCTCGCCTCCACCGGTGACCCCCGCTACAACCGGCTATGGACGCTGATGGGCAATCCTTGCGTCAACGTGCCGGTGCTGAAGGTCGGCGGCTTGCCGATCGGCGTGCAGGTGATCGCGCGCTTCGGCAACGATCCGATGGCGTTGGCGGCGGCGTGGTTCCTGGAGAACGCGCTGGCGAAATCAGGCTAG